In Amphiura filiformis chromosome 1, Afil_fr2py, whole genome shotgun sequence, the following are encoded in one genomic region:
- the LOC140151401 gene encoding vesicular integral-membrane protein VIP36-like isoform X2 — protein MASHRAVECVCFLPLITVFLTLSLAQEAQKTPGDYLKREHSLIRPYTGASLPMWDIIGNTMITNSYIRLTPDKQSRSGSIWNKVPLRVPNWEMHCHFKVHGQGKSLYGDGFALWYTKDRMRAGDVFGNQDYHTGLGIYFDTYSNHNGPHNHAHPYISAQINNGTLHYDHDRDGTHTELAGCPAQFRNKQYETQIAIRYYKQRLTIMTDVDGKSEWKPCLDVDGVRLPTGYFFGASAATGELADNHDIVSVKVYELEVPDLDESMDYANIEPSADLFSPPRDHVDDPKGAFKNATLTWKRMFLLIFCIIIGVILCIVVGVVVFQKRQEQQRKRFY, from the exons ATGGCGTCGCACAGGGCAGTAGAATGTGTCTGTTTTCTTCCATTGATTACCGTGTTTTTAACACTTTCTCTTGCTCAGGAGGCTCAGAAAACTCCAGGCGATTATTTGAAAAGGGAACACTCCTTGATCCGACCCTACACAG GTGCTAGTCTACCTATGTGGGACATTATAGGCAACACGATGATCACCAATAGTTATATTAGATTAACACCAGATAAACAGAGTCGTAGTGGCTCAATATGGAACAAAGTG CCACTTAGAGTACCCAACTGGGAGATGCATTGTCATTTTAAAGTCCATGGACAAGGCAAATCATTATATGGAGACGGCTTTGCATTATGGTATACCAAGGATCGTATGAGGGCTG GGGATGTATTTGGCAATCAGGATTACCACACAGGACTGGGCATATATTTTGATACATACAGCAACCACAACGGCCCACATAAT CATGCCCACCCATATATTTCAGCTCAAATAAATAATGGTACACTACATTATGATCACGATAGAGACGGTACACATACAGAATTGGCTGGTTGTCCTGCACAGTTCAGAAATAAGCAATATGAAACACAAATAGCCATTAGATATTATAAACAACGTTTAACT ATAATGACAGATGTAGATGGTAAAAGTGAATGGAAACCATGTCTTGATGTAGACGGAGTCAGGTTGCCAACAGGCTATTTCTTTGGAGCATCAGCAGCAACGGGCGAATTAGCAG ATAATCATGACATTGTGTCAGTAAAAGTTTATGAGTTAGAAGTACCAGACTTAGATGAGAGTATGGATTATGCCAATATAGAACCTTCAGCTGATTTATTTTCTCCACCTAGAG ATCATGTAGATGATCCTAAGGGTGCTTTCAAAAATGCCACACTGACTTGGAAAAGGATGTTTCTactaatattttgtattattatcgGTGTCATTCTATGTATTGTTGTTGGGGTTGTCGTTTTTCAAAAAAGACAAGAACAACAACGGAAAAGATTTTATTAA
- the LOC140151401 gene encoding vesicular integral-membrane protein VIP36-like isoform X1, with the protein MASHRAVECVCFLPLITVFLTLSLAQEAQKTPGDYLKREHSLIRPYTGAGASLPMWDIIGNTMITNSYIRLTPDKQSRSGSIWNKVPLRVPNWEMHCHFKVHGQGKSLYGDGFALWYTKDRMRAGDVFGNQDYHTGLGIYFDTYSNHNGPHNHAHPYISAQINNGTLHYDHDRDGTHTELAGCPAQFRNKQYETQIAIRYYKQRLTIMTDVDGKSEWKPCLDVDGVRLPTGYFFGASAATGELADNHDIVSVKVYELEVPDLDESMDYANIEPSADLFSPPRDHVDDPKGAFKNATLTWKRMFLLIFCIIIGVILCIVVGVVVFQKRQEQQRKRFY; encoded by the exons ATGGCGTCGCACAGGGCAGTAGAATGTGTCTGTTTTCTTCCATTGATTACCGTGTTTTTAACACTTTCTCTTGCTCAGGAGGCTCAGAAAACTCCAGGCGATTATTTGAAAAGGGAACACTCCTTGATCCGACCCTACACAG GAGCAGGTGCTAGTCTACCTATGTGGGACATTATAGGCAACACGATGATCACCAATAGTTATATTAGATTAACACCAGATAAACAGAGTCGTAGTGGCTCAATATGGAACAAAGTG CCACTTAGAGTACCCAACTGGGAGATGCATTGTCATTTTAAAGTCCATGGACAAGGCAAATCATTATATGGAGACGGCTTTGCATTATGGTATACCAAGGATCGTATGAGGGCTG GGGATGTATTTGGCAATCAGGATTACCACACAGGACTGGGCATATATTTTGATACATACAGCAACCACAACGGCCCACATAAT CATGCCCACCCATATATTTCAGCTCAAATAAATAATGGTACACTACATTATGATCACGATAGAGACGGTACACATACAGAATTGGCTGGTTGTCCTGCACAGTTCAGAAATAAGCAATATGAAACACAAATAGCCATTAGATATTATAAACAACGTTTAACT ATAATGACAGATGTAGATGGTAAAAGTGAATGGAAACCATGTCTTGATGTAGACGGAGTCAGGTTGCCAACAGGCTATTTCTTTGGAGCATCAGCAGCAACGGGCGAATTAGCAG ATAATCATGACATTGTGTCAGTAAAAGTTTATGAGTTAGAAGTACCAGACTTAGATGAGAGTATGGATTATGCCAATATAGAACCTTCAGCTGATTTATTTTCTCCACCTAGAG ATCATGTAGATGATCCTAAGGGTGCTTTCAAAAATGCCACACTGACTTGGAAAAGGATGTTTCTactaatattttgtattattatcgGTGTCATTCTATGTATTGTTGTTGGGGTTGTCGTTTTTCAAAAAAGACAAGAACAACAACGGAAAAGATTTTATTAA